In the genome of Notamacropus eugenii isolate mMacEug1 chromosome 5, mMacEug1.pri_v2, whole genome shotgun sequence, one region contains:
- the EDN2 gene encoding endothelin-2 isoform X3, whose product MVSPSARWCSVALTLLFVLNEGKGHLPPGSAPASGAQSNHLRIKRCSCNSWLDKECVYFCHLDIIWVNTPGYLLTKPKMPSHSGPSATPLLQDTRADAGGRLLRALREVFRSLWQRDRELRNKDLRTTVYCHGEPWVRSQEALLHSGP is encoded by the exons ATGGTCTCCCCTTCTGCCCGCTGGTGCTCCGTGGCGCTCACCCTACTGTTCGTCCTGAACGAAG GAAAGGGCCATCTGCCTCCAGGATCCGCACCTGCCTCAGGAGCCCAAAGTAACCACTTGCGCATCAAGAGATGTTCCTGCAACAGCTGGCTGGACAAGGAATGTGTCTACTTTTGCCACTTGGACATCATCTGGGTGAACACGCCAGG GTACCTTTTGACTAAGCCAAAGATGCCCTCCCACAGCGGGCCTTCAGCAACGCCTCTGCTTCAAGACACAAGGGCAGATGCAGGTGGCCGCCTCCTCAGGGCACTTAG GGAAGTCTTCAGGAGCCTATGGCAGAGGGACAGAGAGTTGAGAAACAAGGATCTTAGGACAACAGTGTACTGTCATGGAGAGCcctgggtcaggagtcaggaggccttGCTTCATTCTGGTCCCTAG
- the EDN2 gene encoding endothelin-2 isoform X2 — protein sequence MVSPSARWCSVALTLLFVLNEGKGHLPPGSAPASGAQSNHLRIKRCSCNSWLDKECVYFCHLDIIWVNTPGQTTPYGLGNPPRRRRRRALSRCECASSRDHTCATFCHLPQPRYLLTKPKMPSHSGPSATPLLQDTRADAGGRLLRALRDIAKSRAHFAQWQHKSSGGSTPNLLSQRRKR from the exons ATGGTCTCCCCTTCTGCCCGCTGGTGCTCCGTGGCGCTCACCCTACTGTTCGTCCTGAACGAAG GAAAGGGCCATCTGCCTCCAGGATCCGCACCTGCCTCAGGAGCCCAAAGTAACCACTTGCGCATCAAGAGATGTTCCTGCAACAGCTGGCTGGACAAGGAATGTGTCTACTTTTGCCACTTGGACATCATCTGGGTGAACACGCCAGG ACAGACCACTCCTTACGGCCTGGGAAACCCGCCAAGGCGCCGCCGCCGCCGAGCCCTGAGCAGGTGTGAGTGTGCCAGCTCCAGAGACCACACCTGTGCCACCTTCTGTCACCTTCCCCAGCCAAG GTACCTTTTGACTAAGCCAAAGATGCCCTCCCACAGCGGGCCTTCAGCAACGCCTCTGCTTCAAGACACAAGGGCAGATGCAGGTGGCCGCCTCCTCAGGGCACTTAG GGACATCGCCAAATCCCGGGCCCACTTTGCTCAGTGGCAGCACAAGTCTTCTGGAGGCTCCACACCTAATCTGCTGTCTCAGAGGAGGAAGcgataa
- the EDN2 gene encoding endothelin-2 isoform X1 produces MVSPSARWCSVALTLLFVLNEGKGHLPPGSAPASGAQSNHLRIKRCSCNSWLDKECVYFCHLDIIWVNTPGQTTPYGLGNPPRRRRRRALSRCECASSRDHTCATFCHLPQPRYLLTKPKMPSHSGPSATPLLQDTRADAGGRLLRALREVFRSLWQRDRELRNKDLRTTVYCHGEPWVRSQEALLHSGP; encoded by the exons ATGGTCTCCCCTTCTGCCCGCTGGTGCTCCGTGGCGCTCACCCTACTGTTCGTCCTGAACGAAG GAAAGGGCCATCTGCCTCCAGGATCCGCACCTGCCTCAGGAGCCCAAAGTAACCACTTGCGCATCAAGAGATGTTCCTGCAACAGCTGGCTGGACAAGGAATGTGTCTACTTTTGCCACTTGGACATCATCTGGGTGAACACGCCAGG ACAGACCACTCCTTACGGCCTGGGAAACCCGCCAAGGCGCCGCCGCCGCCGAGCCCTGAGCAGGTGTGAGTGTGCCAGCTCCAGAGACCACACCTGTGCCACCTTCTGTCACCTTCCCCAGCCAAG GTACCTTTTGACTAAGCCAAAGATGCCCTCCCACAGCGGGCCTTCAGCAACGCCTCTGCTTCAAGACACAAGGGCAGATGCAGGTGGCCGCCTCCTCAGGGCACTTAG GGAAGTCTTCAGGAGCCTATGGCAGAGGGACAGAGAGTTGAGAAACAAGGATCTTAGGACAACAGTGTACTGTCATGGAGAGCcctgggtcaggagtcaggaggccttGCTTCATTCTGGTCCCTAG